The genomic DNA CAGCGGGACCCGAGTACGGAGCCGGCGTACTCGAAACTCCTGTACCAACTCTCGCGTGCGTCGCAGCTGGGGCGGATCGACGGAGACGTGTCCGTGGCGGCGCTGACGAACGATCCACGGTTCATGGAGAACTTGGACGGTCGAGCGGAGAGTTCGTTCAACCCGGAGGACGTGGTGTTCCCGGACTACGACGCCGACCAACTCCGGTCGATCCTCGAACGTCGCCGCGACGCGTACCAGGACGACGTGTTGGAGGACGACATCATCCCACTGAGTGCGGCGTACGCGGCCCAGGACCACGGCGACGCGCGGAAGGCGATCGACCTGTTTCGGAAGGCGGGGGAGCTGGCAGACCGACACGACGACGACACCGTCCGCGAAGACCACGTCCGCGACGCACAGAAGGAGGCGGAGCGGGACCGGACGCTCACGCAGATGCAGGGGCTCTCGACACAGAAGAAGCTCTCACTGTACGCGACGGCGATCGTCCCGGTGTACGCTTCCAGACAGATCGACGCGGTTCCGTCGACGGTCGCGTACAACGTCTACCAGTACCTGACGGACTTGTTGGACGCCGACGAGAAGTCCCGCGACTCGTACCTCCGGTACATGAACGAGGCGGAGACGTACAACTTCGTGACTTCGGAGAAGCGGGGACGGGGGTACGGCAACGGTGTCCACAAGGAGTACACCTTCGTCGACGAGCCCGAGATCGTCGCCGAGACGCTGGGACAGGACGTCCGCCTCGACGCGGCAGAGGATCAGACAGAACTCGTCGAGTCGGTCGTCGAGGCGCAACTGACCCAGTTCTTCGAACAATCCTGATCGAACGGGTGGCCGAGTTCTTCCAACAGTCCTGACACTCCGACCGACCCAGTTCTCCGAACGGTCCTGACGCTCCGACCGACCCAGTTCTCCGAACAGCTCCGAGCAGCCGGACCCGGATGGGAGCACCGCTCGGGGTGGCAGCTACGAGTCGCGGTCCTCCGTCGACGGTGAGACAGCTCTCTGGATCACTTCGCACACGGGGTGTCTGGTGAGACTCCGTGGGGTTCCTCCGACGATCGAGGCAGTTCGAGACGCGAGGCGTCTCGTCGTCGCAGGACCTCTGTCAGTTCCGAAGGATCCGAGCTACTCGTCCCGTTGCACCTGTACGTCGGGAGTAACGCCGACCCGACGAGTCCGGAGAGACGAGACGAAGTCATCTCGCAGACGGGGAGTGTGGTCCGAACGGTCGCGTCGGCCACCTCGGCGGTCGGCGTATTCACTTCGCACACGGGGTGTGTCCGACGACACGATCAACCATCCGATCGGGAGGTCACCTCGCACACGGGGTGTGTCCGATCACACGGTGTCGTGTCCGACGACACGATCAACCATCCGACCGGGAGGTCACCTCGCACACGGGGTGTCCCGAGACGCCGGCCCGTTCGGGGGTCGTGCAGTCACTTCGCAGACGGGGTGTGGTGGACGGGTAACCAACCGCCTCGGGGTCGAGCTCCGAGGCTCGTCAGTGATCCCGAACAGACGCCGAATCACTTCGCACACGGGGTGTGCCGAGTCGGTCACCGAGCGGGAGTGGAGTAGTACGCTCGAGACGGCCGACGCCCTCGAGTGAAATCACATCGCAAACGGGGGGTCGTGCCGAGCGGTGCCACAGTCGGCTCTCGGGCACGAGTTGGGGAGACGTGCGTACCAGTTTGCCGTCTCGCAGTGACCGCCCGTCTGGACGTGATCGTCTCCGAGCGGCCGACAGCCGAG from Halobaculum sp. MBLA0147 includes the following:
- a CDS encoding orc1/cdc6 family replication initiation protein, whose protein sequence is MESGPGESETEDSASQSIKGRLQAGSRNSVFREKGLLDPDTVIDEDRIVGRDQQLDDIITYLRPTLQGNHPPNLLLYGPSGTGKSLIINAVCEQIEDLARSQGDRFGVININCQTIKSHDRAVYRLVDSAAVSAGIETGVPQSGVSTDRKLNRFYEVLSEQFDSVIIILDEIDLLAGRQRDPSTEPAYSKLLYQLSRASQLGRIDGDVSVAALTNDPRFMENLDGRAESSFNPEDVVFPDYDADQLRSILERRRDAYQDDVLEDDIIPLSAAYAAQDHGDARKAIDLFRKAGELADRHDDDTVREDHVRDAQKEAERDRTLTQMQGLSTQKKLSLYATAIVPVYASRQIDAVPSTVAYNVYQYLTDLLDADEKSRDSYLRYMNEAETYNFVTSEKRGRGYGNGVHKEYTFVDEPEIVAETLGQDVRLDAAEDQTELVESVVEAQLTQFFEQS